CCGGGGCGTACACCTCTAGGGGCGGAAGCGCCTCCCCGGTTCTGAGGTCCAGGCGGTGGAGGCGGCTCGACCCCCGGCGGGCGGCGTAGAGGACGCCCTCAAAGGGCAGAAGCTCCACCAGGCTCCGGGCGTCTTCCCCTTCCAACAGGGGCAAGGGCCAGGAGGCGAGGAGGTTGCCCGAAAGGTTCACCACCCGCACCTTGGCCGCCTCCACGTCGTAGAGGTAAATCCTCTCCCCGTCCGCCCCCACGCCCCCCAGGAGCCTGAGCTCCTCGCTTTCCTTAGCGCGGCGGAAGGCGTAGCGGGAGAGGTAGCGCCCCTCGAGGCTTAGGCGTTGCACCTGGCGGTTGCCGTAGTCCAGGACGAAGAGAAACCCCCCCGCCGCCACCAGGGCCTTGGGGTCTTGGAAGGTGCCCCGTCCAGGGCCCTGCCCGCCAAACCGCCCCTGGTACCGCCCCTCCAGGTCCAGGCGGCTGATGGTGGCGGTTTCGGCGTCCAAAACGTAAAGGGCCCCGTCCGCCACCGCCAAGGAGGCGGGGAAGAGGAACTCCCCCGGCTTCATCCCGTAAGGCCCGGTGGAGAGAAGAAGCTCCCCTTCCGGGGCGAAGCGGTGGAGGAGCTTGGCCCCGTGCTCGAACACGGAGACCCAGATCCCCCCCTTCGGGTCGGCGGCCACGGAAAGAGGGGGGGCGGAGAAATGGCCGGGGGCGGAGCCGATGCCGGAGATGAGCCTGGCGGCGGTGCCCTCTAGGTCCAAAAGGCGCACGCTCCCCTTCTTGGCCTCCACCCCCAGGAGGAGGTAGACGGGGTGGGGCAGGCCCTTTTCCTCCTCCCAAGGCCCCTCGAGACCCCGGATCACCTCGTCCAGGCTGGGCCGCTTGGCGGGGTCCTTCTCCAGCATCTTCAGAACCAGGTCGGAAAGGGCCTGCGGGATCTCGGGCCTCAGCTGCTTGGGCGGGGTGGGCACCTGGAAGATCTGCTGGTGGATCACCGTCTCATACCCGCCCGTGAAGGGGGGCTGGCCCGTGAGGGCCTCGTAGAGCACGATGCCCAGGGAGTAGATGTCCGAGCGGTGGTCCAGCTTCTGCCCCTTGGCCTGTTCCGGGCTCATGTAGACGGGGGTGCCGATGCGGGCCCCGGTGATGGTGAGCCGGGTCAAGACCTTGCCGGCGGCGATGCCGAAGTCCATGAGGCGCACGCCCCGGGGGTCCACCCCGTTTTCCCGAAGGGCCCCCTTCAGGACCATGATGTTCCCCGGCTTGATGTCCCGGTGGACGATGCCCTGGGCGTGGATGTGCTTTAGGGCGTCCGCCACCCGGGCCAGGATGGCGGTGGCCTGGGGAAGGCTTATACGTCTTTCCTCGATGAGTTTGTCCAGGCCCTCCCCCTCCAAAAACTCCATGGCGATGAAGTGGACCCCATCCACCTGGCCGTGATCGTAGACCTTGACGATGTTGGGGTGGTCCAGCTTGGCCAAGACCTCCGCCTCCCGGTGAAAGCGGCGCACGAACCGGGGGTCACCCACAAAGCGCTCCTGGGGCACCTTTAGGGCCACGAGGCGACCCGTCTTCTTGTCCTTGGCCTTGTAGACGGTGGCCATGCCCCCCACGCCCACCTTTTCCAGGATTTCGTAGCGCTGGGAAAGGGCCTGGGTTTCCTCCGTGGTCTTAGGCCCTTCCCGCTTGGCAGCCTTGGCCAGGCGGCGGGCGGGCTTCCGCCTCGGCCCCAGGTAGACCCGGGGGGCCGCCAAGGCCCCCAAGGCGAGGAGAAGCCAAGGCAGGGCCACCTCCGCCCTAACCCCCGTGGCCACCCCTGCTCCGGCAAGGAGGGCGAGGAGGAGAAAAAGCGGCCACGGGGAAAGCCGCACCGCCAAAAGGGCGGTGAGGAGGACCAAGAGGAAGGCCAAAAGCCCCTGCATCACTCCACCCGCAAGGCCACGGCGGTGACGTTGTCGTCCCCGCCCCGGCGAAGGGCCTCGGCCAGGAGGGCCTCGAGGCTCCCCTGCAGGTCCTTCCCCAGCTTCCACTCTACCTCGGGCACCAGCCCGTAAAGCCCGTCCGTGGCCAGCAAAACCCCCTCCCCCGGGGCCAGGCGCACGGGAATGAGGTCGAAACGGGCCTCGGGCAAACCCAAAGCCCGGGTAAGGACATGGCGGTAGGGATGGCGCTCGGCCTCGGTGGGGGTGAGAATGCCTTCTTTAAGCCGCTCCGCCACCCAGGAGTGGTCCTCCGTCAGGCGCCTAAGCCCCCCAAGCCCCAAGAGGTAGGCCCGGGAGTCCCCGATATGCCCCACCACCCCTTCCTTGAGCCAGTCGGCGTAGAGGAAGGCGGTGAGGGTGGTGCCCATCCCCTTTCGCCCAGGCTTTTCCGCTTCCTTCTCTACCCGTTTCTGGGCCAAGGCGAAGGCCTTTTCCATGACCTTGGGAAGCCCCACCGCCGGCCGGCCCGTGCGCAGGTGCTCGGCGTAGGCCCGCACCGCCTCGGACAAGGCCTCGATGGCCACCTTGCTGGCCCATTCCCCCGCCTCCAAGCCCCCCATCCCGTCCGCCACCGCCAAAAGCAAGAGGTTTCCTTGAGGGACCTCCAGCCTAAGAACCCGGTGGAAGTCTTCGTTGTTTTGGCGACGGCCCACGTGGGACACGGCGGCCACGCTGAACCGGGGAGCCAGGCGCATCGGCCTCATTGTATAGGATGGAAGCGTGGAGCACCTGGCCGACCTGGTGGACCTATACGAGTACCGGGTGGAGGACCTGGTGGCGGGCCGCACCCCCAAGGGAGGCAAGAAGGCCCTCTTGGCCCTCCGCGCCTTCCTGGCCCAGACCCGCCTTCCTGGTCCCCTGGCCAAACGCTTCCGCCAAGCGGACGCCCGCTTCCGGGCCCTCCGGGGAAGCCTCACCCCCCCTCCACCTCCCCCCGAGCTCCCCACCCTTGTCCCGGAGGAGCCCGAAACCCCGGCCCCGCCCGACACTGCCCCCGGCCTGAAGGCCCTGGCCAAGAAGGTATGGCGGCTATGGGTGGAACGGGAGGCCAAGGCCCGGGCCAAGGACCTCCTCTCGGGCAGACGGGAGGAGCTTAGGCTCCTCCACGCCTTCTTGCAAAACTACCTGGACTACCGGGAAAAGGAGGGCTTC
The Thermus sp. LT1-2-5 genome window above contains:
- a CDS encoding protein phosphatase 2C domain-containing protein gives rise to the protein MRLAPRFSVAAVSHVGRRQNNEDFHRVLRLEVPQGNLLLLAVADGMGGLEAGEWASKVAIEALSEAVRAYAEHLRTGRPAVGLPKVMEKAFALAQKRVEKEAEKPGRKGMGTTLTAFLYADWLKEGVVGHIGDSRAYLLGLGGLRRLTEDHSWVAERLKEGILTPTEAERHPYRHVLTRALGLPEARFDLIPVRLAPGEGVLLATDGLYGLVPEVEWKLGKDLQGSLEALLAEALRRGGDDNVTAVALRVE
- a CDS encoding protein kinase encodes the protein MQGLLAFLLVLLTALLAVRLSPWPLFLLLALLAGAGVATGVRAEVALPWLLLALGALAAPRVYLGPRRKPARRLAKAAKREGPKTTEETQALSQRYEILEKVGVGGMATVYKAKDKKTGRLVALKVPQERFVGDPRFVRRFHREAEVLAKLDHPNIVKVYDHGQVDGVHFIAMEFLEGEGLDKLIEERRISLPQATAILARVADALKHIHAQGIVHRDIKPGNIMVLKGALRENGVDPRGVRLMDFGIAAGKVLTRLTITGARIGTPVYMSPEQAKGQKLDHRSDIYSLGIVLYEALTGQPPFTGGYETVIHQQIFQVPTPPKQLRPEIPQALSDLVLKMLEKDPAKRPSLDEVIRGLEGPWEEEKGLPHPVYLLLGVEAKKGSVRLLDLEGTAARLISGIGSAPGHFSAPPLSVAADPKGGIWVSVFEHGAKLLHRFAPEGELLLSTGPYGMKPGEFLFPASLAVADGALYVLDAETATISRLDLEGRYQGRFGGQGPGRGTFQDPKALVAAGGFLFVLDYGNRQVQRLSLEGRYLSRYAFRRAKESEELRLLGGVGADGERIYLYDVEAAKVRVVNLSGNLLASWPLPLLEGEDARSLVELLPFEGVLYAARRGSSRLHRLDLRTGEALPPLEVYAPVRALALWRNPA